The Fibrobacter sp. UWB4 genome includes a window with the following:
- a CDS encoding C2 family cysteine protease: MDKEKISIGCPDPFSVAELIEGKKIDWSKKKDEIDALAEIFGVTKEAFLKDSFTLLNPFVKINSKGELTAISESEATTRLETFLKNNARPQKALAKTATTKALTPAQKRKNVISVLLNKQVTEKKLAQEIKANRIVVANSNNSVYLPEGMTWKDKGYFFNETAHWYDICQNSIGDCYFLAALCSVVYANPFWIKNNVALRYKNGIQDDTPWHAIDFYVPKTGSYKSNQAWSAKKGTVQTVVVSEELLVNENTEKNYGVCGPKEKSGDPIKNVPKSEMDSCWPAVYEKAYAKFLEKCTSDYPDLKGKINGGNGGGALKEILHTENVVTKSLGSLTVNQIWDIGLKAHSNPTCVSIHSYWDEKKKVYYSKAGTKQEYMDMGLYIGHVYSFLDVIMMKDSKKYVVLRNPHGRNLAAIKNNPAVYHDSWTYNYGANPTNTYRGVSSIYRFVDGNNEPQKSRGTFLMEINEFKRVFEDVYYYDGPAIDEGLTSLIP; the protein is encoded by the coding sequence ATGGATAAAGAAAAAATCTCAATCGGATGCCCAGACCCATTCAGTGTTGCGGAATTGATTGAAGGTAAAAAAATCGATTGGTCTAAGAAAAAAGACGAAATCGACGCATTGGCCGAAATTTTTGGCGTCACGAAAGAAGCATTTTTAAAAGATTCATTTACTCTTTTAAATCCGTTCGTAAAAATTAATTCGAAAGGCGAACTCACCGCAATCTCAGAAAGCGAAGCTACAACACGCCTTGAAACATTCCTGAAAAACAACGCAAGACCGCAAAAGGCTTTGGCAAAGACAGCCACCACAAAGGCTCTCACGCCAGCGCAAAAGCGCAAAAACGTCATCAGCGTCCTGCTTAACAAACAGGTGACGGAAAAAAAATTAGCACAAGAAATAAAAGCAAACAGAATTGTAGTTGCGAACAGTAACAATTCCGTCTACCTGCCAGAAGGAATGACATGGAAAGACAAAGGCTACTTCTTCAACGAGACCGCCCACTGGTACGACATTTGCCAAAACAGCATTGGCGACTGCTACTTCCTCGCAGCACTCTGTTCCGTTGTTTACGCAAACCCGTTCTGGATTAAAAACAACGTCGCCCTAAGGTACAAAAACGGAATCCAAGACGACACCCCGTGGCACGCAATCGACTTTTACGTTCCTAAGACCGGCTCCTACAAATCAAATCAAGCATGGTCTGCCAAAAAAGGAACCGTACAAACCGTCGTCGTTTCTGAAGAACTTCTCGTCAACGAAAACACTGAAAAAAACTACGGTGTCTGCGGACCTAAGGAAAAATCGGGAGACCCCATAAAAAACGTTCCCAAATCAGAAATGGATTCTTGCTGGCCCGCCGTTTACGAAAAAGCCTACGCCAAGTTCCTCGAGAAATGCACATCGGACTATCCCGACTTGAAAGGCAAAATCAACGGTGGCAATGGCGGCGGAGCACTTAAGGAAATACTCCACACTGAAAACGTTGTTACAAAATCTCTGGGCAGCCTGACCGTCAATCAAATCTGGGATATCGGCCTTAAAGCCCACAGCAACCCGACATGCGTTTCCATCCACAGCTACTGGGATGAGAAAAAAAAGGTCTACTATTCCAAAGCCGGAACTAAACAAGAGTACATGGATATGGGCCTCTACATCGGCCACGTCTATTCATTCCTGGACGTCATCATGATGAAAGACTCCAAGAAATACGTCGTTCTCCGCAACCCGCACGGCCGTAACCTCGCCGCCATCAAAAACAACCCGGCGGTCTATCACGACAGCTGGACATATAACTATGGCGCCAATCCGACAAACACCTACCGCGGCGTAAGCAGCATCTACAGGTTCGTCGATGGCAACAACGAGCCGCAAAAATCACGTGGAACATTCCTGATGGAAATCAATGAGTTCAAGCGCGTCTTCGAAGACGTGTATTACTACGACGGTCCCGCAATAGACGAAGGCCTGACCTCGCTCATCCCATGA
- a CDS encoding DeoR family transcriptional regulator, producing the protein MELNPENLEPKPKNPTIAGFFRNIGYADQLGSGVRKLFLYSKPYGGADPTFVEDDVFRITVSLDNTLGSNLHEPQYEPQYELQNEPQNSRQKNIVAAIKENQSVSIASLCQMLSVSRETVKRELKKLNISWDGPSKTGHWVINEK; encoded by the coding sequence ATGGAACTGAATCCCGAAAATCTTGAACCAAAGCCCAAGAACCCGACCATCGCGGGATTTTTCAGGAATATCGGCTATGCGGATCAACTCGGCTCCGGCGTCCGTAAATTGTTCCTTTATTCCAAGCCTTATGGCGGTGCCGACCCGACTTTCGTGGAAGATGACGTGTTCAGGATCACCGTATCGCTGGATAATACTCTAGGGTCAAATTTACATGAGCCTCAATATGAGCCTCAATATGAGCTTCAAAATGAGCCTCAAAACTCACGTCAAAAAAACATTGTTGCGGCCATCAAAGAAAATCAATCCGTTTCTATTGCGTCCCTTTGTCAAATGCTCTCTGTATCAAGGGAAACGGTAAAAAGGGAATTGAAAAAATTGAATATTTCTTGGGACGGACCTTCGAAAACCGGTCACTGGGTCATAAACGAAAAGTAA
- a CDS encoding DUF1353 domain-containing protein encodes MATLKMLIDKMTSRKNFQQDRNSITVESIEIDFPLVFDGNGKMYFFKLDRYVYVKGSRYTKADKKFRDFMLTFRFRRGFMSDGASAPAFAKRFVPDIKKGDDVYNAAPFIHDGLYMLAGQTDGCKLSREECDDILRCIWRIAGMSRLVAGAADLGIQVFAGSSDHWGNDSNNCKHLFEAKFEYR; translated from the coding sequence ATGGCAACATTAAAGATGCTCATCGACAAGATGACGAGTCGCAAGAATTTTCAGCAGGACAGAAATTCCATAACGGTGGAGTCCATCGAGATTGATTTCCCGCTTGTGTTTGACGGCAACGGCAAGATGTATTTTTTCAAGCTGGACCGTTACGTGTATGTCAAGGGTTCTCGCTATACAAAGGCCGATAAAAAGTTCCGCGATTTCATGTTGACTTTCCGTTTCAGGAGAGGGTTCATGTCGGATGGCGCTTCGGCGCCGGCGTTTGCGAAGCGCTTTGTCCCGGACATCAAGAAGGGCGACGATGTTTACAACGCGGCTCCGTTCATCCATGACGGCTTGTATATGCTTGCGGGCCAGACGGATGGCTGCAAGCTGAGCCGCGAGGAGTGCGACGATATTCTCCGCTGTATTTGGAGGATTGCCGGCATGAGCCGCCTTGTTGCGGGGGCTGCCGACTTGGGTATCCAGGTTTTTGCGGGTTCATCGGACCACTGGGGCAACGACAGTAATAACTGCAAGCATTTATTTGAAGCGAAATTCGAATACCGTTAA
- a CDS encoding HD-GYP domain-containing protein, with the protein MRKYALEVVSSLKWILKVVRGFLWRSRKALLLIVLGLLLNVVPAKLAIFFGIPLFLDCLGTVLTAMLGGYLPAVIVGFGVNAINGIAEPVAMYYGVLSIFIAVVATFLFRRGFFKSIWKLLVLILIFAMIGGGIGSIFTYALYGFNFGEGISAPFAIAFHDLMHWDRFTSQLCADVVIDVFDKSVIVLLSALIYHFIPNHVKEYLSEVNFARGNSAEKASFSNSLLNKVVLMVIVAEVLLGGLAGIIGLFLYRDNSINNYISTARGVTESALIAIDAERVDEYIVRGHEADGYDRIKRILEQIRKSFPHTKYLYVYKIMEDGCHVVFDLDVDGEAGGEPGSVLEFDPSFLPYLPKLLNGEEIEPIISDDQFGWLLTVYKPLRNAAGKTVAYVAADVSMESIVRDEAMFFIKLLSLFFGLSIIIMMIVFELMKRGIVIPVNKMSYAAQKIAGATMRANYALDMGFDLDLSRMRNSVNDVASLGIKSKDEIGQLYDYFNAMTDDTFNFIQKVHDQNLRIQRMQEVIIMEFAEMVEARDKCTGDHIKKTAQYVEAIAKELQSEGKFRGILTDAYIHKLKQAAPLHDIGKIAVSDLILNKNGKLTDEEFAIMKNHTTEGGKILQKIVDDAKGAFDADYLNESIEMACYHHEKWDGSGYPNRLKGEEIPLSARIMAVADVFDALIAERVYKKGFSYEKAMAIIMEGAGSHFDPVVVEAFTHISKSLYDARTKLSSEENPAK; encoded by the coding sequence ATGAGAAAGTATGCTTTGGAAGTCGTGTCTAGCCTAAAATGGATTCTGAAGGTCGTGAGGGGCTTTCTGTGGCGTTCTAGAAAGGCCCTGCTGCTGATTGTTTTAGGCTTGCTCTTGAACGTGGTCCCCGCAAAGCTTGCAATTTTCTTTGGTATACCGCTTTTTCTGGATTGTCTGGGGACGGTGCTTACCGCCATGCTGGGTGGGTATTTGCCTGCCGTGATTGTCGGCTTTGGCGTGAACGCCATTAACGGGATCGCCGAGCCTGTTGCCATGTATTATGGCGTCTTGAGCATTTTTATTGCGGTTGTCGCGACGTTCCTTTTCCGTCGCGGCTTTTTCAAGAGCATCTGGAAGCTGCTGGTTCTCATTCTGATATTTGCGATGATCGGCGGTGGCATTGGGTCGATTTTCACTTATGCGCTATACGGCTTTAATTTTGGCGAAGGGATTTCGGCGCCGTTTGCGATTGCGTTCCATGACTTGATGCACTGGGACCGTTTCACTTCGCAGCTCTGTGCCGATGTCGTCATTGATGTTTTTGACAAAAGCGTGATTGTTCTGCTGTCGGCGCTCATCTACCACTTTATTCCAAATCATGTCAAGGAATATTTGAGCGAAGTTAATTTTGCCCGGGGCAATTCTGCGGAAAAGGCTTCGTTCAGCAATTCCCTTCTGAACAAGGTTGTCCTGATGGTGATTGTCGCCGAGGTGCTTCTGGGCGGACTTGCCGGCATAATCGGGCTGTTCCTGTATCGCGACAATTCGATCAACAATTATATAAGTACTGCGCGTGGTGTGACGGAATCGGCGTTGATCGCGATCGATGCAGAAAGGGTGGATGAGTATATTGTGCGTGGCCATGAAGCTGATGGTTATGACCGAATAAAGAGGATTCTTGAACAGATCCGGAAAAGTTTTCCGCATACAAAATACCTCTATGTCTACAAGATCATGGAAGACGGCTGCCATGTCGTTTTTGACTTGGACGTAGATGGCGAGGCGGGGGGCGAGCCTGGTTCCGTACTTGAATTTGATCCGTCGTTTTTGCCTTATCTGCCAAAGCTTTTGAATGGCGAAGAGATTGAGCCGATTATTTCGGATGACCAGTTTGGCTGGCTCTTGACGGTTTACAAGCCCCTTCGGAACGCCGCCGGGAAAACGGTTGCCTATGTGGCGGCAGATGTTTCCATGGAATCTATTGTCCGCGACGAGGCGATGTTCTTTATCAAGCTCCTGTCGCTTTTCTTCGGGCTTTCGATTATCATCATGATGATTGTTTTCGAGCTGATGAAGCGCGGGATCGTGATTCCTGTGAACAAGATGTCCTATGCAGCGCAGAAGATTGCTGGGGCGACGATGCGCGCGAACTATGCTTTGGACATGGGCTTTGATCTGGACCTTTCCCGTATGCGGAATTCCGTGAACGATGTCGCAAGTCTCGGGATCAAGTCCAAAGATGAAATTGGGCAGCTTTACGACTACTTCAATGCGATGACGGATGACACGTTCAACTTTATCCAGAAGGTGCATGACCAGAACCTGCGCATCCAGCGCATGCAGGAAGTCATTATCATGGAATTTGCCGAGATGGTTGAAGCGCGCGATAAATGCACGGGTGACCATATCAAGAAGACGGCTCAGTATGTCGAGGCCATTGCGAAGGAACTCCAGTCCGAGGGGAAGTTCAGGGGAATCTTGACGGATGCCTATATCCACAAGCTCAAGCAGGCCGCTCCGCTCCATGATATCGGAAAAATTGCGGTGTCCGACTTGATTTTGAATAAGAACGGAAAGCTTACGGATGAAGAATTTGCCATCATGAAGAACCACACGACCGAAGGCGGCAAGATCCTCCAGAAAATCGTTGATGATGCGAAGGGCGCTTTTGATGCCGACTACCTGAATGAATCTATTGAAATGGCTTGCTACCACCATGAAAAGTGGGACGGCTCTGGATACCCGAACCGTCTCAAGGGCGAAGAAATTCCTTTGTCTGCAAGAATCATGGCTGTGGCGGATGTATTCGATGCGCTCATTGCCGAACGAGTTTACAAGAAAGGCTTCAGCTACGAAAAGGCGATGGCGATTATTATGGAAGGGGCGGGGAGCCACTTCGACCCTGTTGTCGTCGAGGCGTTTACGCATATTTCCAAGAGCCTGTACGACGCAAGGACGAAGCTTTCGTCCGAAGAAAATCCTGCAAAGTAA
- a CDS encoding L-threonylcarbamoyladenylate synthase, translating to MRLEVHPENPQARIVKQAAEILEKDGLVLYPTESGYAIGCNAESSKAIHKLYALKKPMKKFFMALIVPDIRFASGYAHVSNFAFNIIKQRVPGPYTFILPADPHIARKLDVKRPEIGIRIPTHPFFKELFQHFDKPILSTAAKLSDDDIYETDELWKVFQHSVDMMVDCGNIEINPTNVVSLVGDSVEVIRGELT from the coding sequence ATGCGACTCGAAGTACATCCAGAAAATCCGCAAGCGCGCATTGTCAAGCAGGCCGCCGAGATCCTCGAAAAAGACGGACTCGTCCTCTATCCTACTGAATCCGGCTACGCCATCGGCTGCAACGCCGAATCTTCCAAGGCCATCCACAAGCTTTACGCCCTCAAGAAGCCCATGAAAAAATTCTTCATGGCGCTCATCGTCCCGGACATTCGCTTTGCCTCTGGTTACGCCCACGTGAGCAACTTTGCATTCAACATCATCAAGCAGCGCGTCCCTGGCCCGTACACATTCATTCTCCCAGCCGACCCGCACATCGCGCGCAAGCTCGACGTCAAGCGCCCTGAAATCGGCATCCGCATCCCGACGCACCCGTTCTTCAAGGAACTCTTCCAGCACTTTGATAAGCCCATCTTGAGCACAGCCGCCAAGCTCAGCGACGACGACATCTACGAGACCGACGAACTCTGGAAAGTGTTCCAGCATTCCGTAGACATGATGGTGGACTGCGGCAACATCGAAATCAACCCGACAAACGTCGTGAGCCTCGTCGGCGACAGCGTGGAAGTCATCCGCGGAGAACTGACTTAA
- a CDS encoding C2 family cysteine protease produces MEEKLNAIGCPDPFSIAEFIEGTKIDWSKQKDEIETLAECLGVTKAGYLNNINAILRPFAEEDSKGTIKILSKDVAQKRLETLMTKIARPQNSTKILKSASSLTFQQKRKNVVSILMNVQESQKVINQKIKSGEITATTDAVYQPKGMSWKDKGYYFNETVHWYDICQNSIADCYYLAALCSVAFVNPFLIKNVTGLRFKYSEGIQDETPWHAIEYYVPNGTYESSNAWSHAKKTTQTIVVSEEVLVNASGYNYGASGPKEKLEGLVKGDKSKLDSCWPAVYEKAYAKFLERCTSDYPNMDGLIHYGNAEDSLKVILHTEDVETKYLSNLTTSQIWSLAGDADTKPSCASISAPKVGTEADYTNMGLYTYHVYSLLGRTTINNKQYVILRNPHGRNPIKLKNNAHVYQSSWSVANTVSANNTYRGTKDIYRFVDGNNNPQKSRGTFLMEIAEFKRVFTAIERYNGATISNGSTSLTPSISIIPIPGPISPIDPIQIPKPIPEPLNPIKPIPRK; encoded by the coding sequence ATGGAAGAAAAATTAAACGCAATTGGATGCCCGGACCCGTTCAGTATCGCCGAATTTATCGAAGGAACAAAAATCGACTGGTCTAAGCAGAAAGACGAAATCGAAACGCTCGCGGAATGCCTCGGCGTTACAAAAGCAGGCTACCTGAACAACATAAACGCGATTCTTCGCCCATTCGCCGAAGAAGACTCCAAAGGCACAATCAAGATTCTTTCGAAGGATGTCGCACAGAAGCGCCTCGAAACGCTCATGACAAAGATTGCAAGACCGCAGAACAGCACAAAGATCCTGAAATCGGCAAGCAGCCTCACATTCCAGCAGAAGCGTAAAAACGTCGTCAGTATCTTGATGAACGTTCAGGAATCCCAAAAGGTCATCAACCAGAAAATCAAGAGCGGCGAAATCACAGCAACAACTGACGCCGTCTATCAGCCCAAAGGCATGTCCTGGAAAGACAAAGGCTACTACTTCAACGAAACCGTACACTGGTACGACATTTGCCAAAACAGCATTGCGGACTGCTACTACCTCGCCGCACTCTGCTCCGTCGCCTTCGTCAACCCGTTCCTGATCAAGAACGTCACCGGCTTAAGATTCAAATACAGCGAAGGCATCCAGGATGAAACTCCGTGGCATGCCATCGAGTACTACGTGCCTAACGGCACTTACGAATCTTCAAATGCATGGAGCCATGCAAAGAAGACAACGCAGACCATCGTCGTTTCCGAAGAAGTCCTTGTCAACGCAAGCGGCTACAACTACGGCGCATCCGGGCCAAAGGAAAAACTGGAGGGCCTCGTGAAAGGGGACAAATCCAAGCTGGATTCCTGCTGGCCGGCCGTTTACGAAAAGGCGTATGCCAAGTTCCTCGAAAGATGTACTTCGGACTACCCCAACATGGACGGGCTGATCCATTACGGAAACGCAGAAGACTCCCTCAAGGTGATTCTCCACACAGAAGACGTCGAGACAAAATATTTGTCAAACCTCACCACGTCGCAGATCTGGAGCCTCGCCGGAGACGCAGATACGAAACCTTCATGCGCATCCATCAGCGCCCCCAAAGTAGGGACCGAAGCAGACTATACAAACATGGGCCTATACACCTACCATGTATATTCGCTCCTGGGCCGCACAACAATAAACAACAAGCAATACGTCATTCTCCGCAACCCGCATGGACGTAACCCGATCAAGCTCAAGAACAACGCCCACGTTTACCAAAGCAGCTGGAGCGTCGCAAATACGGTTAGCGCAAACAACACGTACAGAGGGACAAAGGACATCTACAGGTTCGTCGATGGCAACAACAACCCTCAAAAGTCACGGGGCACGTTCCTAATGGAAATTGCAGAATTCAAGCGAGTCTTCACGGCTATCGAGCGCTACAACGGGGCCACAATATCAAACGGTTCAACAAGCTTGACCCCGTCCATTTCAATCATACCAATCCCGGGACCTATTAGCCCAATAGATCCGATCCAAATCCCCAAGCCGATCCCGGAACCGCTTAACCCAATAAAGCCGATCCCGAGAAAATAA
- a CDS encoding DEAD/DEAH box helicase family protein, with translation MKNFDYLQQCGMLRLHSLCAAAEDNQVNNPELSAISARCALEYVVKSLYAMKGVLVPERASLFELVDGEPFRDFIGDDRVMMAVHYVRKVGNAAAHNDHVGKRESFFCLLNLYNVVAAVLLKLKVVENVAPFDKALIPDSKFAPVVTDAKIVVNESDEFAAKADAKSLESAEPVREIPSQMSEAETRKAFIDLMLREAGWTVLEREGCIEPSKACIEIEVQGMPNAQGVGYADYVLFGANGLPLAVVEAKKTSVSPLKGKHQAELYADCLEKRYGRRPVIYYTNGFETNIIDGLGYPPRKLYAFHTREDLERLIQKRGRKNISDLSVNPKITDRYYQKQAIQSVCEHYNKMHRKGLLVMATGTGKTRVAISLVDVLKRNDWVKNVLFLADRTSLVSQAHKNFVKLLPNETTAVLNEDGDIDMNARIVFSTYQTMIGYIDTEEKTFSVGHFDLIIIDEAHRSIFGKFAAIFNYFDSMLIGLTATPRDEVDKSTYDIFEMDNGEPNYAYELDEAVADGYLVKYRGFKRGSKILNEGIRYSELSEQEREQLEKVWDYEDTLNSLNSPVSGRGRDILSNEMFKYIYNEDTVDKVLQNLMENGLKVQSGERIGKTIIFAYNHKHAELIVNRFNALYPEFGPDFCALIDNYVTYAKSLIEKFEIRDNDPQIAVSVDMLDTGIDVPDVLNLVFFKPVKSKIKFMQMVGRGTRLSKEIFGAGKDKEVFYIFDWCGNFDFFEQNPDGGKVSQSMSLTERLFGLRAEVAFYLQHQQYQEDEFAKRLHDDLKATMKSQVLALSDSHISVRANWEAVSHFKADEAWVYISDVDVLTLKNTIAKLLPGNTLDENAKKFDVLILAIELGMVCKEFDSSRAIVNVQNIADKLKSMGSIPQVAAKTKTLNEVLNPAAWENCSLGWLEKVREDLRDLVKFLVGNKGKTFTIDIEDVMTDGGETTGVDMQVSYRKKVMDYLLENRHSPVLEKIYRLEQLSIDDILELERILWEDLGDKSDYEKLVADKNCGENVAILIRSLIGVDREIALQRFNQFLDGNVLNSDQLEFLNQILDYVCENGDITTMTVVNDYPFDENLQVFSDKMVPLKNYLENVHNVVNPQMHG, from the coding sequence ATGAAGAACTTTGACTACTTACAGCAATGTGGCATGCTTCGGTTGCATAGTCTGTGTGCCGCCGCCGAAGATAACCAGGTGAACAACCCGGAGCTTTCGGCGATTAGCGCAAGGTGTGCCTTGGAGTATGTAGTCAAGTCGCTTTATGCTATGAAGGGCGTTCTGGTCCCTGAAAGAGCTTCGCTATTTGAACTTGTCGATGGCGAACCGTTTCGCGATTTTATCGGCGATGACCGCGTGATGATGGCGGTGCATTATGTGCGCAAGGTGGGGAATGCTGCTGCGCACAACGACCATGTGGGCAAACGGGAATCGTTTTTCTGCTTGTTGAACCTCTACAATGTTGTCGCTGCGGTTCTTCTAAAGCTTAAAGTGGTGGAAAATGTAGCCCCGTTCGATAAAGCTTTAATTCCAGACAGCAAGTTTGCACCCGTTGTGACTGACGCTAAAATCGTCGTGAACGAATCCGACGAGTTTGCTGCCAAGGCCGATGCAAAATCGCTTGAAAGTGCGGAACCCGTACGCGAAATTCCGAGCCAAATGTCCGAAGCCGAAACGCGCAAGGCGTTTATCGACTTGATGCTGCGTGAAGCTGGTTGGACCGTTCTAGAACGCGAAGGCTGTATCGAACCTTCTAAGGCTTGCATCGAAATCGAAGTTCAGGGAATGCCAAACGCTCAAGGTGTCGGTTATGCAGACTATGTGCTGTTTGGCGCAAATGGGTTACCGCTTGCTGTCGTTGAGGCAAAAAAGACTTCGGTTTCTCCGCTTAAGGGCAAACACCAAGCTGAACTTTATGCTGATTGTCTAGAAAAACGCTATGGCCGCCGTCCTGTCATTTACTACACCAATGGCTTCGAGACGAACATCATTGACGGGCTAGGGTATCCTCCGCGTAAGCTGTATGCGTTCCATACCCGCGAAGACTTGGAACGCTTGATTCAAAAGCGTGGACGCAAGAATATTTCTGACCTAAGCGTGAATCCGAAAATCACGGATCGTTACTATCAAAAACAGGCCATCCAGAGTGTTTGCGAACATTACAACAAAATGCACCGCAAAGGGCTCTTGGTTATGGCGACCGGCACGGGCAAAACTCGTGTCGCTATATCGCTTGTCGATGTGCTAAAGCGCAATGACTGGGTAAAGAACGTGTTGTTCCTTGCCGATAGAACTTCGCTTGTTTCGCAGGCGCACAAGAACTTTGTAAAGCTGCTGCCAAACGAGACTACCGCTGTTTTGAACGAAGATGGCGATATCGATATGAATGCGCGAATTGTGTTCAGCACCTATCAGACGATGATTGGCTATATCGATACCGAAGAAAAGACTTTCTCGGTCGGCCATTTCGACCTTATTATCATTGACGAAGCGCACCGCAGTATTTTCGGAAAATTCGCCGCCATATTCAACTACTTCGATTCCATGCTGATTGGGCTTACCGCAACGCCCAGGGACGAGGTTGACAAGAGTACTTATGACATCTTTGAAATGGATAATGGCGAACCTAATTACGCCTACGAATTAGACGAGGCTGTTGCTGATGGATATCTTGTCAAATATCGCGGGTTCAAACGCGGTTCGAAAATTTTGAACGAAGGCATTCGTTATAGTGAACTTTCTGAACAGGAACGCGAGCAACTTGAAAAAGTCTGGGATTACGAAGACACTTTGAATTCGCTCAATTCGCCGGTGAGTGGGCGAGGGCGCGATATCTTGAGCAATGAAATGTTCAAGTACATCTACAACGAAGATACCGTTGATAAAGTGCTTCAGAACTTGATGGAAAACGGGCTCAAGGTGCAAAGCGGTGAACGCATAGGCAAGACGATTATTTTTGCCTACAACCACAAGCATGCAGAATTAATTGTAAATCGTTTTAATGCACTTTATCCGGAATTCGGTCCGGATTTTTGTGCGCTTATCGATAATTATGTGACTTATGCCAAGAGCTTGATTGAAAAGTTCGAAATTCGCGATAATGACCCGCAAATTGCTGTTTCGGTGGATATGCTCGATACGGGAATTGACGTTCCTGATGTGTTGAACTTGGTGTTTTTTAAGCCGGTCAAGTCTAAAATCAAGTTTATGCAGATGGTGGGGCGCGGTACGCGTCTTTCGAAGGAAATCTTTGGCGCAGGGAAGGACAAGGAAGTATTTTACATCTTTGACTGGTGTGGCAATTTTGACTTTTTTGAGCAGAATCCTGATGGTGGCAAGGTGAGTCAGTCGATGTCGCTTACGGAGCGGCTGTTTGGCTTGCGTGCCGAAGTGGCGTTTTATTTGCAACATCAGCAGTATCAAGAAGATGAATTCGCAAAGCGCTTGCATGACGACCTTAAGGCGACAATGAAGTCGCAAGTGCTGGCGCTTTCGGATAGCCATATTTCTGTGCGTGCGAATTGGGAAGCGGTAAGCCATTTTAAGGCTGACGAAGCTTGGGTGTATATTTCGGATGTCGATGTTTTGACTTTGAAAAATACGATTGCAAAGCTGTTGCCGGGCAATACCTTGGACGAAAATGCGAAAAAGTTCGATGTGCTGATTCTGGCGATTGAACTTGGAATGGTATGCAAGGAATTTGATTCTAGCCGGGCTATCGTGAACGTGCAGAATATTGCGGATAAGCTAAAGTCTATGGGCTCGATTCCGCAAGTAGCCGCAAAAACGAAAACCTTGAACGAGGTTCTGAACCCAGCAGCGTGGGAAAACTGCTCGCTAGGCTGGCTCGAAAAAGTGCGTGAAGACTTGCGGGACCTTGTCAAGTTCTTGGTCGGCAACAAGGGCAAGACGTTTACGATTGATATCGAAGATGTCATGACGGATGGCGGCGAAACTACGGGCGTTGATATGCAGGTGTCGTACCGTAAAAAAGTCATGGATTACCTGCTTGAAAACAGGCATTCGCCTGTACTCGAAAAGATTTACCGCTTAGAACAACTTTCAATTGACGATATCTTGGAGCTTGAACGTATTCTTTGGGAAGATTTGGGCGACAAGTCGGATTATGAAAAGCTAGTTGCGGACAAAAACTGTGGCGAAAACGTCGCAATTTTGATTCGTTCGCTGATTGGCGTGGACCGCGAAATCGCTTTGCAACGATTCAACCAGTTCCTCGATGGAAATGTGCTCAATTCGGACCAGCTGGAATTTTTGAACCAGATTTTGGATTACGTCTGCGAAAACGGTGATATAACCACCATGACCGTGGTGAACGATTATCCGTTTGACGAAAATCTTCAAGTGTTCAGCGATAAAATGGTTCCGCTGAAGAATTACCTTGAAAATGTGCACAACGTTGTAAATCCCCAAATGCACGGGTAA